TGTGTAATTCCGCAGCTTGAGGGACACCCTGGAGAAATATTTATCACGCCTCATACTCAGGTGATCTATGCCGAGTGCATTGACGCTCTTGCTACTGTTTTGACACCTGAAGATTATGAGAGATATATTTCTCTGGCCCCAGAAAACTTGTTCTCTGGGGTCTACGTGTGTTGTTGGGAATTCAAAAACAACAAGGTCATGCCGTTCTCTGTAAGTGAGTTGGATGGCTACTATAACCAGACGATATTTACCATGTTATCCAATCATCAAGCCCAGCTTAAGTCAAAGGGTCCTATGTCGCACGAAATAAAAGATATAACCCGAGAAGATCCTATAAAACAAGGGCCTAGGGGGAGCAGAAGTGTCGGTGGGAGTCGCTCTTCTGGCATTAGAAAGTCAATTCCTGGTAACCAGCAGGCAAAAGCTACGCCACCAACTTGCCCAAAGTTGAAAACAAAAATTCCAAGCAGTGTACCGGCTGGAATTCAGCTTGTTGAGCCTCAATTTAAGCTGTCTTTTGAAGTTGGTGACAACTTAGAGGTTCTTAGACGCGGTAGTGGCCTGAGAGGCTGCTGGTTCAGGTGTAAGGTCTTAAAGGTATCAGAAAAATGTCTCAATGTTCAATATGATGACATCCAGGATTATGATGGTCCTGACAAGCTGAAGGTAACTTAATCACTGCAACTACAACTCTAAGTTTATTTAAtataacatacatatatattgacTTTTCTGTTCTCTCTTCACGCTATTTTCTTATCACCTTTTCTTGATTTATAGGAATGGGTTTCCTCCTACAGAGTTGTAGACTCTGATAAATTGGGCATGAGATGCACAGGACGCCTCACAATTCGGCCCCGGCCTCCGGAGGATTTTTCTGATTGTTCTTTTGAAGTAGGAGCTGCAGTTGATGCTTGATGGTCTGACGGATGGTGGGAAGGTGTTGTTGTTGACTTCGATGTCTATGGAAGCGGTCATCttcaggttttcttccctggtaaGAAATAACAACCCCAAAGAGcacccaaaaaatttaaaaaagttaCAGAAAATAAGGAATAAAACATTATGCCTTGCTTCTGGCTAATTTGTAGTTAGAATTTTGAATGTTCAATGTTGGTCATGGGCTGATTTCCCAAGGTGTTCTTTTCTTGATAATAATAGGTGAGAACAGATTGTTGGAGATTCCAAAGATGAACGTGTGGATTTCTAGAGATTGGATAGACAATAAATGGGTTGAAGTTAATGGAAAGAAAGACATCGTCATTCATAAGCTCGAGTTTAAACGATGTGTCCAAGTGCAGTATCAAAGAACCGGGGAACTGTGAAAATCAGATGGCTCCCAAACTTGTGGCACCTGAAGACAAAAAAATGGCGTCAACTTCTGAACACTTAGCGGACAAGCAAGCCACCGACGTGCTTAAACTAAAGAAACGCTGGTCTAATGATTTTCTTGCAGGTAAGTAGAACTGATTTCAGACAATTCTACATGTGATAATGGTGGCGTTCAGAAGTCGTCAGTTTCTTTGATTCTGGTGAAACGCTTTTGCCACTGTGGGTAAGTTTTCTGACTTGTAAGAAACTCTCACCTGTGCTTGATTTACCTTAAATTTATATACATTAACTTATGATCTACTTACATATATTGACGTGTCAGAGCACCccgaaaaaactaaaaaattaaaatagaaatagaaaacaGGGAATAAAAGGCGATTTTTTGCTTATCGGTTCACTCGTAGAAACTTCATGTAAGGATAGCTCAACAATACGTGGATGTAAAGTTGGAGTCTCTGTggtttgtaattaaaactagGGAAAAAGGGGTCGAAAATATTCCTGTACTCTCCGCCGAGGAACACTTTTGCCCTCCGTTAATAATTAGGTTGTTTTTTGCACTTGCTATTACCAAAAAGGTGTCATTTTCTCCATTAACGGCATCTTAAAAAACTATCGAAAAATAAGGACGTCATATCTATATCGTCATGCTTTCTATCAAGTCTTTGAAGTAGTAGTCATCCTTCTAGAGTTTTACTTGTGTTATTTAAAATTCTAGGATActggattttttttaattatcggAGCTATAGAATAGTTATATGAATTTTATCCTGACTATGAGTGAATTTAAAATTCTAGGATAAAGAAATTTTCTATGAAATTTGACTTCAACCATCAGAACAACTCAGCATTCTCTGGCTTTTTCCTCCAGCTGTATCTGCTATGTTTTCCCGTAATGCAACAAGCATTTGCTATTTCGAGGGTGAGTTACGTGCTTAGCTTAtccttttttgttgtttgtttcgTTTTCCAACCTAAGCTATTTGTTGTAAGTGTGATCACATGTTGTCTGATCAATGCTGATTCAGTGTTGTACATGGTTAATCTTTGAAAATCAGCTTACACCATTCTGCTTTTCTTTGTAAATTTGGTCATCGTTCTAGAATTTTACTTGTGTAATTTAAAATTACATGAGCTAATTCCCTGGTCATCGCGCATAACGGGAGCTTAGTGCACAGGGTATTTAGGGTGAATTTTTTAGTCAACTAATAGTTTAGGTGTTCACTAAACAACTTGAAACTTCtctctaaatttaaaaaaaaaaataaaaagaaattttgaatctTGCGATCTTAACTTAAAATTGTGTTAAATGTATCAAGATGTTCTTTAATCTTGCGGTACTAAACATATCACGTGAAAAGTTAAAGTTAAATTactgtaaaaaaaaatgaaagaggtCATTCAttttaaatgaactaaaaagaaaagtaggttatttttttaaaacaaagggagtaatattttaattaattaaaacattTTAAATGTACATTCAGATTCGGAttcaatctataaaaaaaaaaaattaaaaattacacaaatacacaacttatgttttcaatattacaaaaaattacaATACTGCTGCCACTTCCCCTTGATAGTCAACTCCGGAGCTACCCATCATATCACCACGGAGCCACCCAACCTATAACCATACCACGGTAACGAGGATGTCTCCATGGGTGACGGTAACAAAGTTCTCATCTCTCACACTGGTTCTATTCAATTAAATGCATCACATAATGTTTTTAAGCTAACTCGCCCTCTTTGTGACCCATCTATTAAACGTAAACTTCTctgttttaaaattttgtgaagaCAATTCAAAGtccattgaatttttttcttttgactttGTTGTGAAGGATCTAAAAATGCGGAAACCGCTGGTGCACGGTCGGACCAACAATGGACTGTATGAGTGGCCTATTTCCTATCCCTAAGCTCACATGACCGCCACATCTACTCCTCTCACTACTTGGCATCAACGTTTGGGTCATCCCCACTTTAGAGTTCTTaggtttattttaaataaattcttgCTATCCTTTCATGAGTGAGACAAacctttttattgtaatttttgctTATCTAATAAAGCTCATCGGCATCCTTTTACTCAATTATCATTGTGTAGCTCTAAATCGCTTCAAATAATCTTTAGTGATTTATGGGGGCCATCACCAGTCTTATCTCTTGACAAGAAAttgtattattgtatttttattgataaatatacGAAATATACTTGGctctatatattaaaaaataaaagtgaggtcAAAGAGATTTTCCAAAAACTCCATCCTATGATGGAAAAGCATTTTTGACACCAAAATTTTATTACTGTACACTGATGGTGGAGGAGAATATAAAATTCTTGACCCTTATCTCTCACTTCTCGGAATTGAGCACCTCTCTACTCCACCATATATACCTCAACGAGTTACGCTTGCAGAACGACGACATCACCATATAGTCAAAACAGCAAGAACACTCTTATATGAGGCGGCCCTTCCTCCCCAATTTTGATCTTTCGCGTGTCATCACACGGTCTACCTCATTAACCGTTTGCCCACCTCTCAACTAGATAACCAATCCCCATTCCAGCATCTACTTAGAAAATTGCCTGATTATAGCTCCCTGCGAATTTTCGGTTGTTTATGCTATCCATGGCTTAAACCATACTCCAAAAATAAACTTAAACCAAAATCCACCCCGTGTGTCTATCTCGGATTTTTCTTATCTCATTACTGGCACCAGTTGTTTTGACCCAATTTCCACAAAGGTATATTTATCTCGCGATGTGCAATTTATTGagaatttttttcctttcaaaacCATGTTCTCCATTATTGCCATCAAATGACCTCACCTAAAATGGGACAATATCACGGTTTCAAATTCTTCTGATCCCACACCCAAACTTCCCATAACTACAGAGCTTCCAATTCCATTAAAAATAGATGCCTAAACACCTGTAGAGCCTCGCTCAGTATCTTCTCCTTCTCCAGCAGAGTTACAGGCCAACTCACGCCCACAATCCAACTCCGACAGTGAACCAACGGTGGATGCAGCTTCTCCTTTCCTAGGTAAATTTCTATCACCCTCATCTTCTACAATTCCAAGGCTCCTAGAATCCTCTCACCCTACTGCCCAAAAGCTCACACCACCAGCCCTCCCTACAAATATCCGGTGGAATTAGTCGAGAATGCGCATATATCGCAAGAGGTACCTTGAAAATGAGGTTTCAGTATTGGGAGGTTTGCTTTGCTTTTATTCTACTGCTAATTACCAAGGGGAAGGGACTTTTAATATATGGGTAATGAGAGACTATGGTATCAAAGAATCTTGGACTAATTTGTATACAATACGAGATACTGATCTTTATTCAGCCAGACCAAAATATAGGTTAGCGGATGGTGAAATGTTACTCAGCTTCAGACATCTAAATCGTATATCACTTGGTCCTATATTTGGGACATCCAAAGGACAATACTTTGGATTATGGCCTCAATGTGATACTTCTCGAGAAGGATTCGCTTATACAGAAAGCTTGATCTCTCCGAAATTACTTACTTAGTCTTTGCTCATGTATGATCAAGatgcttttcttttttaaaatcagGTAACAACCTCTTAATTTTATTAGTTTATCTATTGCTCGCCACATTTTTTCTGAAATGTACTTACTCTTAAGAAGCGAGCGACACAACCAGTTATCAACTTAAATGTGTTAGTGGGAAAATTTAACTGAAGTACACTGCTATGGTGTTTGGTTGTAATAGAAAGACAAATTTTGTACACCCTTTTATTTCAACACCAATTTATGCATTCACTAAGTTGTTGGGAATGCTTAAGAACTACTTTGCTCATGGGTTGTCGACAAAAAAGAGTATCTGATCACTCTTTATTGTTCAATCTATGCCAGGTCAGTTCACTTCCACGAGGAGATACTTACGCACATCCTTGAGGTGGTAGTCAGAATGGATTTGCTTTTATGTATTATGGCATCTGTGTTTGTGATGAACACAACAAAACTCATTGTAGACATCTAATTTTGTCCgtcccaagtccaattttattcatttttagctcacatTGCCACGCACTCTCACCCACGTGATTATActctccataaaatgacaaaaataacaacccttaacaaattttatcttgttttgatcctatcctaacaaactttatcctaatcaCCTACCTCTACACCCCCTCACCCCACCTACCCATGTGACCTTACCCCCTACCccacatttatttttctttctaacaAACTTTCTAAAAGTAAACAAAGGGAGGGGTCCACAAGGATAAACAGAAAAGGCAAATACATACACCCTATACATAATTCAAGGGGggattctttttttattatatacatacacacataggGAACAAGAACAACATAGACGATTCACgcttcttctccatttttctaTCAATACAAAACATACACgaatagagagaaagagaggaggGAGAGCTCTCAATCATCTTTTTCTCGACAAAAAATACACTCGCATACTCTCAGCACGCCGGAAAACACACCCTCTCACCAGAAACACGTTCTCTCACCAATAAAAAAACATACGAACATACACACCCAGTAAAAAAAATGAGATAATGGAGGGTGATTGACGGGGATTTGGGAAAAGAATAGCGATATCAGAGTGTTTTGACGGAAATTCGGCAAGAAACAGCGAAGCTGGTCTGAGATCTGTCGTTTTCTTGAGTTTTTCCGGCGAACCATTCGCCGGAATTAGTTTACAGGTCGTCTACTCGTTTTAGTCCAAAAAATCCAGAGATCTCGTCAGTTTCCTTAGATTTCCGAGTAGATTTGGACGGGAAAACGACGTGTTCGCCGGAATCTGACCCTTCTCATTGGTTTTGATCACTGTCAACTCACCGGAGTTCAGTtcctatagtttttttttttagttcttcaCCGGATTTAGAGAGCTTTGGGTTCGTCTGTTTCGTGATTGGTTATTCGATATCGTTCTTTAGGGGTATCTCGCCATCTAGTGGGTTCAACATTCATGATTTGGAGCTCGGCTCGTTGTTGGGGTCTCCGTTCGAGGATTTCGGTCtcggattttttttttattatcaacaaaaacaagTTCTATTGAGATCCATTTCCTTAAcgctttcttttttctttatcttgattTGTTGAATTGAGTGTGATTATGCGTGGAGTGATTACGATTGTTTGATCTAGTTGATGTTATGGTTATGTGCTAGAcgatttgattttgatgatatgtGGAATGAATTTGAGTAATTTTGGTGGTGATTGATAAAAAGGAAACTCGGGTGGGAAAATAGAAATTGATAAAATTAGAATGTAGATtaactttggtttattgttgtttaattAGGAATAAGCATGAATGTGATAAATTTATGAcctgttgaaatggataggcaatataggttcgggtaggcagaAATCTTGGATGTGATGTGTTTGATCGAATGTTTAAATGTGtgttttgaacattttatttagttaatcagcttat
This region of Capsicum annuum cultivar UCD-10X-F1 unplaced genomic scaffold, UCD10Xv1.1 ctg80831, whole genome shotgun sequence genomic DNA includes:
- the LOC107850805 gene encoding uncharacterized protein LOC107850805, with translation MPFSVSELDGYYNQTIFTMLSNHQAQLKSKGPMSHEIKDITREDPIKQGPRGSRSVGGSRSSGIRKSIPGNQQAKATPPTCPKLKTKIPSSVPAGIQLVEPQFKLSFEVGDNLEVLRRGSGLRGCWFRCKVLKVSEKCLNVQYDDIQDYDGPDKLKEWVSSYRVVDSDKLGMRCTGRLTIRPRPPEDFSDCSFEVGAAVDA